TCTCAGCATCACCACATTATCCTGGCAGGTGCAGAAGTGCATGACCATGGAGTTGTCAGCATTTGTCCTTTCCCCCTCTAGGATGACGGAGGAAGCCGAGTGTCTTGACTATGTGCCTGTGCATGCAAAGGCAAGCACGGGTCAGGACCATAACAGCTCACAGGGCAAAGCTGGCACTGCGCAGTGCCCAACcaagggaaggggcagaggtatgaagggcagctctgccactgccaGACTGATGCCAGAGGGTAACATGTCCAGTGCAAAACTCCAGCAAGGGGACCAGCCCTTACTCTCTGTTACGGCTGCTGCCTACTGCTTGGCCAGGGGAAGTGGGAGAGAAATGGGAGGAatagaggaaaaaggaagggatgggacagagcagagaacaTTAGGACAAGGGGTGTGGGAAGATAATTCCATGCTAGCCAAGAGGAAAGCAAATACTAAATATTTGATAGGCATACTTCTGCTCTTAAATGCTTTTGTAAGGCAGGACTTTTCTCCCTGATCCACTCTTTCTTGGTTTCTCACTCTCATGCTTCCCCTCTTGCTCCCTCACCCTGGCACACAATAAGTAGCCTCCTTTATTAATAAATGGTTTGCACACTCTGCACTACAAATAAGCACAGGAATTAAGAGTCCAACTTGTTCCAGCGATAAGCAAACAAAGATGCCAAATTCTCCTCTTGGACCCCAGACAGGGGAGTCCGCGGGGAAGCTGTGCTTCTACCTCTGCAGGTGTGCTCCAGAGACTGCTCCTTGCTTTTGTGTACGTGTGCTGAGGTTCATGTTTCCTCGTGGCACCGGGGCCAGGGGGATGATGCACCTCTGTGCAGGACAGCTTAGAGGCACGGGGTGCAGGAGTGGGTGCCCACTGGGGCTGGGAGGTCACCCGCGGTGGCGCACACtgcttccagggacagagcgGTCGCTGTCGGGTGAGGGGGCACTGACACCTCTCCTTTTTGGTTCCCAGTGAAGAAGATGAGACAGGATCCCCACTGAGCAGACACTGCTGCATCTGAGATGGAGCCCAGTGCCTGGTAGGTTCACAGCTTCCCGCATTCGCTGGCAACACGGGAAGGCGACAGGAACGCAGGTGGCAGGCTGCTCCCGGCGGCTGCGGGCTTGGCCTTTCAACGGGAGGGACACTGCAGACAAgactctctccttcctccccccctgcctgcagcaggatgcCTCTACGCCTCTCCTGCATCCACTCCCTGCAGCTTTGGCATCTCCTCCTGCTGGTCTCCGCCGTCCCTCCTCCTGGTGTCTGCTCTCTTCGCTCTCGGGGCCCGGCGGCTGCTCGACCTCTCTGCACCCGTCGGAGTCCCTCAGCTCCGCGGCCCATTTGCATCTGGGACAGGACCTCAGTGCCAGAGAGGGATTCTCGCTTTGCCCTGCCCCGCCAGCGAGCCCtggcgctgcaggcaggggagctgcGGCACGTCCTGAGGCTGAGGCGCCAGGCGCCGGGCACCCGCCCCGCCACCCCCTCGGGCTTCGAGGACGGAATGCCTTCCTCCCAGTACCCCTGGGCCATTGTGTGGGGCCCCACGGTGTCAGACGAGGACGGAGGAGACACTAACTCGGCCAACCCAGGCTTGCCGCCGCTGGGATACACCTTCGTGTCGCCACACGGGATGGCAACGGCGCAGCCCAACTCCCACTCGCTCCTGCACAACGCGGGGCTCAACCTGCGGGAGACTCCAGCCACTCTGCGGCCCTTCCTGTTCGGGCCCCGAGGGGAAGGtaaatctgccctctgctcctttcacccctccctgtcctcgcaggagcagctgcttctgcGAAACAGGCGAGGGCCCCAGCAGGAGCCGCCCCTTGCACTGCTGCTCACCGGGCACTGGCGGGGATGGCCATCGCACCCCCTCGTGTCGCCATCTGTCTTGCAGGTGTGGACCCCCAGCTGTACATCACCATCACCATCTCCATCATCATTGTCCTGGTTGCCACTGGGATCATATTCAAGTTCTGGTGAGTAGAGTTTGGGGCCGATGGAGGCTGTCACCATGCCAGTATCTGCAGGTGGGTGGGCAGGAGGACTGTGGGCTTGGGAATCCTTTGTCCCAGGAGAGCAGATCTCATTCTGTAAACCCTGGCTGGGCTCTAACACTGAACACTGCAAGACCCCAAGAACCTCTGTCTGGGGTGTGTCTGAGAGGCTGCTCTTCACCCTACCCCTTGTCTCTCTCTCCACAGCTGGGACCGTAATCAGAAGCGCCGGCGTCACTCCGGGCAGCAGGGCggtggaaggcagcaggaaagCCAGCAGCCCCTCACGGACCTCTCCCCCACCACCATCAGCATCCTGGGGCCCTACAGCGACTCCCTGGTCCCCACACCCAAAGCAGAGGAGTCCAGACATGGccaggagggtggggagaaacTGGGAGACCACAAGAAAAGCACAGCCTTCCAGCTCAACCGGTGAGTAGCTGGTGagctggggtgggaaggggcaGTGAGGGACAGGGGCATAGGCAGGCTGAGGCAGGACAAGGTGCCAGCTGTTTGGAGTGGTGGGGCAAGGTAAGTGCCTATTGCTAATTAATTTCtgattcctttttccccccagaatCCCACTGGTGAACCTGTGACACTCacaggagaagcagagctggctccatccACCCTCCTGTCACAGCCAGCGAGCACAGGCTCCCGCTGCCCCTGCCGCCCCAGGAACAAACCACCTCCTTGTGCCACATCTGCCCACCACCATGATTAACCAATGCCACCAGGATGTGCCTGGGCAAGTGGATGAGCTGGGCCTCCTTAGCTTCCTGCTGGGGGAAGGTTGGGGACTCCCCCAACCCACGCAGGACAGGGTGATGAGAGAGCAGGAGGGTGGGAGGGAAGGCAGCTGGTGGTGGTGTGAAATCTTGTCCTGCCTGGCTCCTCTCCTagcacacacacaggcacacacgtGGATCTCTGTGGCTCTCCCACCAGTGCATGCCTGACATCAGGGGTAGGTGAGGTGGAAAGGCGTACCCCTGTCCCTGTGGGCCCTAACCCCTCTGTGTGTCCCTTCCCGTGTCGTGTGCTTTGAAGTGAACATCTGGAGTTCAGTGGCTGCAGGATTACCTGCTGGGGCTCGGTCTCCCCTGAGTTGGGACTCAGGTGGTTGCAGGTTCTTCTGTTCCTGAGGCCTTGACACCTCCCAAGGGTAGGTGAAGCTTGGGCAGAAGAGGCTTGCTCAGCACCTGTCCCCCAGCAGCAACCCATCTCCTTTAAGGAATCATCACCTCCCCCTCCAGATGGAAGATATTCACATCTTGCCATTTTCTTGCTGCCTAATACTCTGTTTTCACTCTTCAGTTTGCATCTTTCTTCATCCCTCTgtccccattttttttttccctctcagttCCTCCCACCACCACTTCTCTTGCCAGTTAAGTTGGAAAGATTCCTTTGGCTTTCCCAATGTTTTGATCTCTTGGGAGCCTCCTTGCTGTCCCACTCCACCTCCCCAGTCTCCTACAGCAAAGTTTTTCTGAGGAGCACCAGCACATGGTGATGTTCTTCAGAAAATCTGAGGTGAAGCTCTCTGCCCATCAGGTTGTTTAGCTCTTGTGCACTGGgacactgctggagcagctaAGGCGCAGCGTGCACACACAGCCGAGGAACTTGGCATTTGCTGAGCTGCGGCGCAGAATTGCCTTCAGATACTCATGCCACAGGCAACAAGCAGCAGACTTGACTCTCCTGGAATGACAAAGAGCAATTTAGAGTCGACCTTGGGGACATTTAGAGgattgctctctgctgctgattGGAATGCAAGGTGACTGGAAGCACACAAGGTAGCATTCACCAGGGACATGAGAAAGGGGATAGCTGGGATGTTCGCCTCCAAAACTGTGTTGCCTCAGCTGGTTGGGGACCAAAACCAATGGCACAGGTATCAGTGCAGGGCAGTTGCCTGAGCATATATTTCAGGGCTGTGTTGGTCGATAGGCCAGGCAGACACGTTGCCAGTTAGCTGTGTGAGCAAGGTCAACACATCTCAGCTTCTTCCTACATATGGACTGCTGGCTGTGACTCTGAGAAAGAGTGAAATGCAAATTTCAGCTTAATGACAACACCTGCTTTCCCCTGGCTTTTGTGGACACCTGAGAAGTAATTCACAACCCCCACCTTGACAGCCTCTGAGCTGAAATTAGGTAGATATAGGTAAAGTTGCCCCTATGTTGTACTTTGCTGGACTGATGTGGCAAGAAGCAGGAAATGCAAACAGGATTTAAAGGTCTTGAGGCACCAGAGAAAGTCTCAGAGAAAAGTCAtctcagagaaaagaaaatggaccTTTCAACCTTCATCTCTGCACTAAAGGCCTGCTCTTTATAGGGAGTTTCACTACACGCCTGGTTGTGCCCATGTACCCAGCTGAATTAGGTGATCTCAGGCCACATCTGACTCACCATGAAGGACATTCCAATGAGAGTGTAAATTGCAGTAAACCAGTAGAGACTGGGAGAAAAGGACAAGTCAGATAAAATTGGTGTCTCATTAAAGGCACAGAATGGCTGCGAGATGTAGGTGGAAAAACACTCTGGAGGTCTAAAGTCTAAGCATAGGTTGAGTCTCCACATAGATCAGAAGATACTCTATTGCTTGACCCTAGATCCACCTATCACTGAGCCTTTTCTTTATTCAAGCTCCATTCAAGCCTTTGGTGGACATTCAAGCTGCAAATGGAGAGGACAGGGGAGGTGGCCAATGGCtggtcctgcctgctgcccccttcactgccttctccACCAGCTGAGGGCATCTCAGGGCTGTTCTGCTCTTGCTGGCACATCAGCACCGGGGAAGGACATCTGCATGTGGTCTGCAACAGGCTGCACTGCTTATTGCTGGCAGTTTACAATGGCTTGAATTGGTTTCAGTAATCTTCCAGATCAGATTAATTAGATTGCTCCTTGATCAATAGTCCttgttgaaacaaagccagaGTTTAGACTCTACCACTTCAAGGGCTGCCCTTGGACTTTCCCTTTG
The sequence above is drawn from the Pogoniulus pusillus isolate bPogPus1 chromosome 15, bPogPus1.pri, whole genome shotgun sequence genome and encodes:
- the PIANP gene encoding PILR alpha-associated neural protein isoform X1 yields the protein MEPSACRMPLRLSCIHSLQLWHLLLLVSAVPPPGVCSLRSRGPAAARPLCTRRSPSAPRPICIWDRTSVPERDSRFALPRQRALALQAGELRHVLRLRRQAPGTRPATPSGFEDGMPSSQYPWAIVWGPTVSDEDGGDTNSANPGLPPLGYTFVSPHGMATAQPNSHSLLHNAGLNLRETPATLRPFLFGPRGEGVDPQLYITITISIIIVLVATGIIFKFCWDRNQKRRRHSGQQGGGRQQESQQPLTDLSPTTISILGPYSDSLVPTPKAEESRHGQEGGEKLGDHKKSTAFQLNRIPLVNL
- the PIANP gene encoding PILR alpha-associated neural protein isoform X2; protein product: MEPSAWMPLRLSCIHSLQLWHLLLLVSAVPPPGVCSLRSRGPAAARPLCTRRSPSAPRPICIWDRTSVPERDSRFALPRQRALALQAGELRHVLRLRRQAPGTRPATPSGFEDGMPSSQYPWAIVWGPTVSDEDGGDTNSANPGLPPLGYTFVSPHGMATAQPNSHSLLHNAGLNLRETPATLRPFLFGPRGEGVDPQLYITITISIIIVLVATGIIFKFCWDRNQKRRRHSGQQGGGRQQESQQPLTDLSPTTISILGPYSDSLVPTPKAEESRHGQEGGEKLGDHKKSTAFQLNRIPLVNL